From the Campylobacter sp. CNRCH_2014_0184h genome, one window contains:
- a CDS encoding DUF2165 family protein: MNCNCGFSMMNIVRYSKMIILLTVASLAAIVVFGNVTDYNSNFQFVKHVMSMDTKPDYLGNAIVYRAITNSTIHHIAYIFIICFEAFIMLTALKGALDMFNARNSDAKTFHEAKKFGIIALTCCCLLWFFGFQVVAAEWFGMWMSKTWNGLPDATRLVTYMLLALIYISIKNDD; encoded by the coding sequence ATGAATTGCAATTGCGGTTTTTCTATGATGAATATAGTAAGATATTCTAAAATGATTATCTTGCTTACAGTTGCCTCTTTAGCGGCTATTGTTGTTTTTGGTAATGTAACTGATTACAATTCAAATTTTCAATTTGTAAAACATGTTATGAGCATGGATACCAAACCTGATTATTTAGGTAATGCTATTGTTTATAGAGCTATTACAAATTCTACTATCCATCATATTGCCTATATTTTTATTATTTGTTTTGAAGCTTTTATTATGTTAACTGCTTTAAAAGGCGCTTTGGATATGTTTAACGCAAGAAATTCAGATGCAAAAACTTTCCATGAAGCTAAAAAATTTGGAATCATTGCTTTAACTTGTTGTTGTTTACTTTGGTTTTTTGGCTTTCAAGTAGTGGCTGCAGAATGGTTTGGTATGTGGATGAGTAAAACTTGGAATGGCTTACCTGATGCTACCAGATTAGTAACTTATATGCTTTTAGCTTTAATTTATATTAGTATCAAAAACGATGATTGA
- a CDS encoding heavy metal translocating P-type ATPase, translating into MKHELKLKIGNMTCVNCSNAIEKVCAKIDGVEDVSVSYVNSSGVFLLKDLSLEVKIKEKIKALGFEILQEEQNLYEFKLKELKNMKTKLIMSIILSSIVMYFEMFVQGNVSALIQMFLSMIAIFYCGKGFFIHALKGLRHKNLDMNTLISLGAFTSFVYSFFVYFEVFGKDGYLYFSGGAMIISFVLLGKYLEEKAKFKSLEYQNKLKNIDIKKANIILEDGSIKSIPSAFVKENDVILVKEGESVVADGMIIAGEAEVDVSFLTGEFLPLFKKQDDEILAGTVLINGSLKIKANKKAIESSLEQIKDLVFKAGSVKTPLANLANKISAYFVACIIILTLFVFAFWYFKEGINAAFLHACATLLISCPCALGLATPIAIVSALANGARNFILVKNPAVLENLASIKLAIFDKTGTLSQDDLSVYKHDLTQENFQKLTQIENLSSHPIAKAFTKELNVNLNLQGKLSVLVGSGLLYEENEDKYLIGNEKLMFENGVDIQKSKQFLQEFEDQAPICLYFAKNKICLGGVCLKNELKNEAKDLIANLKQKGVKSIILSGDNKKSVAKIANELNIDEYYSDLKPEQKLDFIKEKIKKEKVLFIGDGINDAPALNLASASISFSKASELAKKSGDLILIKDDLSLIAYCFELSQKTKNIIKLNLFWAFIYNALCIPIAAGFVPFISLSPHLAALAMCFSSVTVVLNSLRLR; encoded by the coding sequence ATGAAGCATGAGTTAAAATTAAAAATAGGCAATATGACTTGTGTTAATTGCTCTAATGCTATAGAAAAAGTTTGTGCAAAAATTGATGGAGTCGAAGATGTAAGTGTTTCTTATGTCAATTCTAGCGGGGTGTTTTTGCTTAAAGATTTATCCTTGGAAGTAAAAATCAAAGAAAAAATCAAAGCTTTGGGTTTTGAGATATTACAAGAAGAGCAAAATTTATACGAGTTTAAACTCAAAGAGCTTAAAAATATGAAAACAAAGCTTATCATGAGTATAATTTTAAGCTCTATTGTGATGTATTTTGAAATGTTTGTTCAAGGAAATGTTTCTGCTTTAATTCAAATGTTTTTATCTATGATAGCGATTTTTTATTGTGGAAAAGGTTTTTTCATCCACGCTCTTAAAGGATTAAGACATAAAAATTTAGATATGAACACTTTGATATCCTTAGGTGCCTTTACTTCTTTTGTATATTCTTTTTTTGTGTATTTTGAGGTATTTGGCAAAGATGGTTATTTGTATTTTAGTGGTGGAGCGATGATTATAAGCTTTGTTTTATTGGGTAAATACTTAGAAGAAAAGGCTAAATTTAAATCCTTAGAATATCAAAATAAATTAAAAAACATAGATATTAAAAAAGCTAATATAATCTTAGAAGATGGAAGTATAAAAAGCATACCCAGTGCTTTTGTAAAAGAAAATGATGTGATTTTAGTAAAAGAGGGCGAAAGCGTTGTTGCTGATGGGATGATTATAGCAGGTGAAGCTGAGGTTGATGTGAGTTTTTTAACAGGAGAGTTTTTACCACTTTTTAAAAAGCAAGATGATGAGATTTTAGCAGGAACTGTGTTGATTAATGGAAGCTTAAAGATTAAAGCCAATAAAAAGGCGATTGAAAGTTCATTAGAACAAATCAAAGATCTTGTTTTTAAAGCAGGTAGTGTCAAAACACCTTTAGCAAATTTAGCTAATAAGATTTCAGCTTATTTTGTAGCTTGTATTATAATTTTAACACTTTTTGTGTTTGCTTTTTGGTATTTTAAAGAAGGAATTAATGCAGCGTTTTTACATGCTTGTGCTACGCTTTTAATCTCTTGTCCTTGCGCTTTGGGCTTAGCAACCCCTATAGCCATAGTTAGTGCTTTAGCAAATGGAGCAAGAAATTTTATCTTAGTGAAAAATCCAGCAGTGCTAGAGAATTTAGCTAGTATAAAACTTGCTATTTTTGATAAAACAGGTACTTTAAGTCAAGATGACTTAAGTGTTTATAAGCATGATCTAACTCAAGAAAATTTTCAAAAACTCACCCAAATTGAAAATTTAAGCTCACACCCAATCGCAAAGGCTTTTACTAAAGAATTGAATGTAAATTTAAATTTACAAGGAAAATTAAGTGTTTTAGTGGGTAGTGGTTTGCTTTATGAGGAAAATGAAGATAAATATTTAATAGGCAATGAAAAATTAATGTTTGAAAATGGCGTTGATATACAAAAAAGCAAACAATTTTTACAAGAATTTGAAGATCAAGCACCTATATGTTTGTATTTTGCAAAAAATAAAATTTGTCTTGGTGGGGTTTGCTTGAAAAATGAACTTAAAAACGAAGCTAAAGACTTGATAGCAAATTTAAAACAAAAAGGTGTAAAAAGTATTATTTTAAGCGGTGATAATAAAAAAAGTGTTGCCAAAATAGCAAATGAGCTTAATATTGATGAATATTATTCTGACTTAAAACCCGAGCAAAAGCTTGATTTTATAAAAGAAAAAATCAAAAAAGAAAAAGTGCTTTTTATAGGAGATGGTATCAATGATGCTCCTGCTTTAAATTTAGCTAGTGCAAGCATAAGTTTTTCCAAAGCAAGTGAGCTTGCTAAAAAAAGTGGAGATTTGATTTTGATAAAAGATGATTTATCTTTAATAGCTTATTGTTTTGAGCTTTCTCAAAAAACTAAAAATATCATCAAACTTAATCTTTTTTGGGCTTTTATTTACAATGCTTTGTGTATTCCTATTGCAGCAGGTTTTGTGCCATTTATAAGTCTTAGTCCGCATTTGGCAGCTTTAGCAATGTGTTTTAGTTCAGTAACAGTTGTACTAAATTCTTTAAGATTACGTTAG
- a CDS encoding YebC/PmpR family DNA-binding transcriptional regulator has product MGRAFEYRRASKEARWDKMSKLFPKLAKAIQVAAKEGGADPDMNPKLRSAIATAKANNMPKDNIDAAIKRASGKDSADIKNIHYEGKAAHGALIIVECMSDNPTRTVANVKAIFSKNGGEILQNGSLTFMFSHKAVFHLEKYDGDLEELELELIDAGLEELEQNEEELLIIGDYTAFGELSNAIEKKGLVLKKAGLEYLANNPVNFSEEQLLDIEKLLDKLEDDDDVQAVYTNIE; this is encoded by the coding sequence ATGGGAAGAGCGTTTGAATATCGCAGAGCCTCTAAAGAAGCAAGATGGGATAAAATGAGCAAACTTTTTCCAAAACTTGCAAAGGCTATACAAGTAGCAGCAAAAGAAGGCGGAGCTGATCCTGATATGAATCCAAAGCTTCGTAGTGCCATAGCTACTGCAAAAGCTAATAATATGCCAAAAGACAATATCGATGCAGCTATTAAAAGAGCAAGTGGAAAAGATAGTGCTGATATTAAAAATATCCACTATGAAGGAAAAGCAGCACATGGAGCTTTAATCATTGTTGAGTGTATGAGTGATAATCCTACACGCACAGTGGCCAATGTAAAAGCGATTTTTAGCAAAAATGGTGGAGAAATTTTACAAAATGGCTCTTTAACTTTTATGTTTTCACATAAAGCTGTTTTTCATCTTGAAAAATATGATGGAGATTTAGAAGAACTTGAGCTTGAACTCATTGATGCAGGACTTGAAGAGCTTGAGCAAAATGAAGAGGAATTACTAATTATAGGTGATTACACTGCTTTTGGCGAGCTTAGCAATGCCATAGAAAAAAAAGGTTTAGTGCTTAAAAAAGCAGGACTTGAATATCTTGCTAACAATCCTGTAAATTTTAGCGAAGAACAACTTCTTGATATTGAAAAATTGCTTGATAAATTAGAAGATGATGATGATGTACAAGCAGTTTATACTAATATAGAATAG
- a CDS encoding GNAT family N-acetyltransferase, with amino-acid sequence MIRKARKDDVKKCMQLLALAMDHFIYKLSGYNDHQKAIEVLENFFTQENNRLSYENIYVYEEDREILGAICCYDGALADELDKPLNEHLEFLGIKEKVLKECENEFYLDSICVDEKARGKGIAKKLIECAFNEALKNGKKLSLIVEDENINAKMLYEKMGFKLIKNKIFHSHKYEYREKGE; translated from the coding sequence GTGATCAGAAAAGCTAGAAAAGATGATGTTAAAAAATGCATGCAATTGCTTGCTTTAGCAATGGATCATTTTATATACAAACTTAGTGGTTATAATGATCATCAAAAAGCCATAGAGGTTTTAGAAAATTTCTTCACTCAAGAAAATAATCGTTTAAGCTATGAAAATATATATGTTTATGAAGAAGATAGGGAAATTTTAGGTGCGATTTGTTGTTATGATGGGGCTTTGGCGGATGAGCTAGATAAGCCTTTAAATGAGCATTTAGAATTTTTAGGAATCAAAGAAAAAGTTTTAAAAGAATGTGAAAATGAGTTTTATTTAGATAGTATTTGTGTGGATGAAAAAGCAAGAGGGAAAGGTATTGCTAAGAAATTGATTGAATGCGCTTTCAATGAAGCTTTGAAAAATGGTAAAAAGCTTTCATTAATCGTAGAAGATGAAAATATAAATGCAAAAATGCTTTATGAAAAAATGGGTTTTAAACTGATAAAAAATAAAATTTTTCACTCTCATAAATATGAATACAGAGAAAAAGGAGAATAA
- the gmk gene encoding guanylate kinase — translation MSGQILIISGPSGAGKSTLLQRLFKEKDNIYFSISSTTRAPRENEKNGVDYFFISEEEFKQGIEKGDFLEWALVHKNYYGTSLIPVKKALQEGKSVIFDIDVQGFCIAKEKMPEYITSVFITTKNKKELEKRLLKRNTDKIEDISKRLENASDEMAYLDRYDFLIINDDLEKSYRELEAVFEASKLKSTKHDLKQIQIQWNKGE, via the coding sequence TTGAGTGGTCAAATTTTAATCATCTCAGGACCAAGTGGAGCAGGTAAGAGTACCTTGCTTCAAAGGCTTTTTAAAGAAAAAGATAATATTTATTTTTCTATTTCAAGTACAACAAGAGCTCCTAGAGAAAATGAAAAAAATGGAGTAGATTATTTTTTTATTAGCGAAGAAGAATTTAAACAAGGTATAGAAAAAGGTGATTTTTTAGAATGGGCTTTGGTGCATAAAAACTATTATGGTACTTCGTTAATTCCTGTGAAAAAAGCATTACAAGAGGGTAAAAGTGTCATTTTTGATATCGATGTGCAAGGTTTTTGTATAGCTAAAGAAAAAATGCCTGAATATATTACTTCTGTTTTTATTACAACTAAAAATAAAAAAGAACTTGAAAAAAGATTGCTTAAGCGAAATACTGATAAAATAGAAGATATTAGCAAAAGATTGGAAAATGCTAGTGATGAAATGGCTTATTTGGATCGATATGATTTTTTAATCATAAATGATGATCTTGAAAAAAGCTATAGGGAGTTAGAAGCGGTTTTTGAAGCTTCAAAATTAAAAAGTACAAAACATGATTTAAAACAAATTCAAATTCAATGGAATAAAGGAGAATAA
- a CDS encoding threonine/serine exporter family protein, protein MQKPSIQNLTDFLIEYISVFLSAGTYTARVAKCVGRIANAYGYEINMNFFFHHTTLNIFDKDNNSIQRTYIIPNKHNHINFKLILELSALSWQIHDHKYNLEEAKFSLIKLKQSTRNPFLANLFLVSVANSAFCKLFGGDFYGCLFVFLATLVGFGLRVLLTRIKIDLRIQYIICSFLSSFIVFFGVDLKLVQEANVALGSSILYLIPGVYFINSVIDILKDHILMGLSRIISVAILVCCIAIGIYTTLGINDFGILR, encoded by the coding sequence ATGCAAAAGCCATCTATTCAAAATTTAACAGATTTTTTAATCGAATACATTAGTGTTTTTCTAAGTGCTGGAACTTACACAGCAAGAGTGGCAAAGTGCGTTGGAAGAATAGCTAATGCATATGGTTATGAGATTAACATGAATTTTTTCTTTCATCATACCACACTAAATATTTTTGATAAAGATAATAATTCCATACAAAGAACCTATATCATACCTAATAAGCACAATCACATTAACTTTAAACTTATTTTAGAACTTAGTGCATTAAGCTGGCAAATTCATGATCATAAATACAACCTAGAAGAAGCTAAATTTTCTCTTATAAAACTCAAACAAAGCACAAGAAATCCTTTTTTAGCGAATTTATTTTTAGTATCAGTGGCAAACTCAGCATTTTGCAAGCTATTTGGAGGAGATTTTTATGGCTGTTTATTTGTATTTTTAGCTACTTTAGTAGGTTTTGGCTTAAGAGTTTTACTCACTAGAATAAAAATTGATTTAAGAATTCAATACATTATTTGTTCTTTTTTATCCTCTTTTATTGTATTTTTTGGAGTGGATTTAAAACTCGTGCAAGAAGCTAATGTTGCTTTGGGTTCTAGTATATTATATTTAATTCCTGGAGTTTATTTTATAAACTCCGTTATAGACATTTTAAAAGATCATATACTTATGGGACTTAGTCGTATTATAAGCGTAGCGATATTAGTATGTTGTATTGCCATTGGAATTTACACTACTCTTGGTATTAATGATTTTGGGATTTTAAGATGA
- a CDS encoding heavy-metal-associated domain-containing protein, whose amino-acid sequence MIIKTKNINCQSCVNLIKASLEDEFGTMQINVETKSIEIDLKAEQVEEFKKQLQDLGFEIDEA is encoded by the coding sequence ATGATTATAAAAACTAAAAATATTAATTGTCAAAGTTGTGTAAATTTAATCAAGGCTTCATTGGAAGATGAATTTGGTACTATGCAAATAAATGTTGAAACAAAAAGTATTGAGATTGATTTAAAAGCAGAGCAAGTTGAAGAGTTCAAAAAACAATTGCAAGATTTAGGTTTTGAGATAGATGAAGCATGA
- a CDS encoding trehalose-6-phosphate synthase: protein MIFKEINYAFYFYLYSSYLRCIFIAYVFFDVCVYRFAYQHANKEDCDKIKKAYTKSSIFIFAGIFILLLLSGFYLLSFYEFNSFWDFFASNFGIFLFIKLLLLITMLALTFYSLFFIKVLKRKDPLKSHLIALVLCILIIICAKAMLYF from the coding sequence ATGATTTTTAAGGAGATTAATTATGCATTTTATTTTTATTTGTATTCATCTTATTTGCGCTGTATTTTTATAGCCTATGTATTTTTTGATGTATGTGTTTATCGCTTTGCTTATCAACACGCAAACAAAGAAGATTGTGATAAAATTAAAAAAGCTTATACTAAATCAAGTATTTTTATTTTTGCTGGTATTTTTATCTTACTTTTACTAAGTGGATTTTATCTTTTGAGCTTTTATGAATTTAACTCTTTTTGGGATTTTTTTGCGAGTAATTTTGGCATATTTTTATTTATCAAACTTTTATTATTAATAACAATGCTAGCTTTGACTTTTTATTCTTTATTTTTTATAAAAGTTTTAAAAAGAAAAGATCCTTTAAAATCTCACTTGATTGCATTGGTTTTATGTATTTTAATAATCATTTGCGCAAAAGCGATGTTGTATTTTTAA
- a CDS encoding threonine/serine exporter family protein produces MIDYSSILWDMFFAALTGFGFAYVCNPPFKTLILSAILAAIAHGMRFTLMGYFGFQTLAIATFIASFSIGCLGLFLAKIFKTPAEIIAFPALIPMIPGIYAYKAILYLISFIRSEDISEKTNFLIQFFDHFFTTLSVTLALAVGVSVTLLLFFEQSFMMTRSIKKSKNHDQN; encoded by the coding sequence ATGATTGATTATTCTTCTATACTTTGGGATATGTTTTTTGCAGCTTTAACAGGTTTTGGTTTTGCTTATGTGTGTAATCCACCCTTTAAAACACTCATACTCTCAGCCATATTAGCCGCTATAGCTCATGGTATGCGCTTTACCTTGATGGGATATTTTGGCTTTCAAACCTTGGCTATTGCAACCTTTATAGCTTCTTTTAGTATAGGCTGTCTTGGTTTATTTTTAGCTAAGATTTTTAAAACACCTGCTGAAATCATAGCTTTTCCCGCTCTCATTCCTATGATACCTGGAATTTATGCATATAAGGCCATATTGTATTTGATTTCTTTTATACGCTCAGAAGATATTAGCGAAAAGACTAATTTCTTGATTCAATTTTTTGATCATTTTTTTACAACACTTTCAGTAACACTAGCCTTAGCAGTAGGAGTAAGTGTGACTTTGCTTTTGTTTTTTGAGCAAAGCTTTATGATGACAAGAAGTATTAAAAAAAGTAAAAATCACGACCAAAATTAA
- a CDS encoding twin-arginine translocase TatA/TatE family subunit, producing MHMPSGTQWLIILLIVVLLFGAKKIPELAKGLGKGIKTFKDEMNTEDDKKIVQEDAQKIEKINEKDVLVKENNEEVKKA from the coding sequence ATGCATATGCCAAGCGGAACTCAATGGTTGATTATATTACTTATAGTAGTGTTACTTTTTGGTGCAAAAAAAATTCCAGAGCTTGCTAAAGGCTTAGGAAAAGGTATTAAAACTTTTAAAGATGAAATGAATACAGAAGATGATAAAAAAATCGTTCAAGAAGATGCGCAAAAAATTGAAAAAATCAATGAAAAAGATGTTCTTGTAAAAGAAAATAACGAAGAAGTAAAAAAAGCTTAA
- the argS gene encoding arginine--tRNA ligase, producing MKTLVYKEIKEKLGRDFILENPKNKNLAHFATPLAFSLAKELKQNPMIIANDIVAKLKNCDCFESVEALNGYVNFKLSKAFLNSLATQALGDSKNFAKDDKKEQSFLLEYVSANPTGPLHIGHARGAIFGDTLTRVARHLGYKFDTEYYVNDAGNQIYLLGLSILLAVKEHCLKEQVQYPDEYYKGEYIVDVAKEAFVDFEKDFFVEENIPQLALWAKDKMLKIIKQNLADAKIFIDTYVSETSYYNELENTLKALKEHGGTYEQDGKIWLASSAKGDEKDRVIIKDDGKGTYLAADIVYHKDKMSRGYDKCINIWGADHHGYIARMKAAMEFLGHDSQNLEIILAQMVSLLKNGEPYKMSKRAGNFILMGDVLEELGSDVLRYIFISKKCDTHLEFDVDEFKKEDSSNPVYYINYAHARIHQVFAKAGKSVDDVMHAKFESLNEDGMNLLFESLNLKAVLNDAFESRALQKIPDYLKNLASLFHKFYNENKVVGSDNEDELLKLFAVCALSIKTAFALMGIEAKNKMNHD from the coding sequence TTGAAAACTTTAGTTTATAAAGAAATTAAAGAAAAATTAGGAAGAGATTTTATCTTAGAAAATCCCAAGAATAAAAATCTAGCTCATTTTGCCACGCCTTTGGCTTTTTCTTTGGCTAAAGAATTAAAGCAAAATCCTATGATAATTGCCAATGATATTGTTGCTAAGTTAAAAAATTGTGATTGTTTTGAAAGTGTAGAGGCTTTAAATGGTTATGTAAATTTTAAACTTTCAAAAGCTTTTTTAAATTCTTTGGCTACGCAAGCTTTGGGCGATAGTAAAAATTTTGCAAAAGATGATAAAAAAGAGCAGAGTTTTTTACTTGAATATGTGAGTGCAAATCCGACAGGACCTTTACACATAGGACATGCTAGAGGGGCTATTTTTGGCGATACTTTAACTAGGGTTGCTAGGCATTTAGGGTATAAATTTGATACAGAATATTATGTCAATGATGCGGGTAATCAAATTTATCTTTTAGGTCTTTCTATATTACTTGCAGTAAAAGAGCATTGTTTAAAAGAGCAAGTTCAATATCCTGATGAGTATTATAAAGGCGAATATATCGTAGATGTAGCAAAAGAAGCTTTTGTTGATTTTGAAAAAGATTTCTTTGTAGAAGAAAACATTCCGCAATTAGCACTTTGGGCTAAGGATAAAATGCTTAAAATTATCAAGCAAAATTTGGCCGATGCTAAGATATTTATTGATACTTATGTGAGCGAAACGAGTTATTATAATGAATTAGAAAATACCTTAAAAGCTTTAAAAGAGCATGGTGGTACTTATGAACAAGATGGTAAAATCTGGCTTGCATCAAGTGCTAAAGGCGATGAAAAAGATCGTGTGATTATTAAAGATGATGGAAAAGGAACTTATCTAGCTGCTGATATAGTTTATCATAAAGATAAAATGAGCCGCGGTTATGATAAGTGTATTAATATATGGGGAGCTGATCATCATGGCTATATAGCTAGAATGAAAGCTGCTATGGAATTTTTAGGTCATGATAGTCAAAATCTTGAAATTATCTTAGCGCAAATGGTTTCATTATTAAAAAATGGTGAGCCTTATAAAATGAGCAAAAGAGCAGGAAATTTCATCTTAATGGGTGATGTTTTAGAAGAGCTTGGCAGTGATGTGTTAAGATATATTTTTATTAGTAAAAAATGTGATACACATTTAGAGTTTGATGTAGATGAGTTTAAAAAAGAAGATAGCTCTAATCCTGTGTATTATATTAATTATGCTCATGCTAGAATTCATCAAGTATTTGCTAAGGCGGGTAAAAGTGTAGATGATGTTATGCATGCTAAATTTGAGAGTTTGAATGAAGATGGCATGAATCTTTTATTTGAAAGTTTAAATTTAAAAGCAGTGCTTAATGACGCATTTGAGTCAAGAGCCTTGCAAAAAATTCCTGATTATTTAAAAAATTTAGCTTCTTTATTTCATAAATTTTATAATGAAAATAAAGTAGTTGGCTCAGATAACGAAGATGAGCTTTTAAAACTTTTTGCCGTATGTGCTTTAAGTATTAAAACAGCTTTTGCACTTATGGGAATAGAGGCAAAAAATAAAATGAATCACGATTAA
- a CDS encoding peptidylprolyl isomerase: MLKKIDTKNAKKYNFAIISTEKGDMKLELFPDEAPQTVCNFANLANDGFYDELVFHRVIPNFVIQGGCPYGIGSGGPGYEIECECDNQKHKHLRGSLSMAHAGRDTGGSQFFICHSPQPHLDGVHTIFGQINPEDKESLEVLDSIRAGDKIKTIQILEKL, from the coding sequence ATGCTTAAAAAAATCGACACAAAAAATGCAAAAAAATACAATTTTGCTATCATTAGCACCGAAAAAGGTGATATGAAATTAGAATTATTTCCTGATGAAGCACCACAAACTGTGTGTAATTTTGCCAACTTAGCCAATGATGGTTTTTATGATGAGCTTGTTTTTCACCGCGTGATTCCAAATTTTGTGATACAAGGTGGTTGTCCTTATGGTATAGGCTCAGGTGGCCCTGGCTATGAGATAGAATGTGAATGTGACAATCAAAAACACAAGCACTTAAGAGGTAGCTTATCTATGGCTCACGCTGGCAGAGATACAGGCGGATCGCAATTTTTCATTTGTCACAGCCCGCAGCCTCATTTAGACGGAGTGCATACTATCTTTGGGCAAATTAACCCTGAAGATAAAGAAAGTTTGGAAGTACTAGATAGCATTAGAGCAGGAGATAAAATCAAAACTATCCAAATTTTAGAAAAACTTTAA
- a CDS encoding DedA family protein: MLGDIIDFLLTLAKDWGYWGIIFLMFVESSFFPFPSEVVMIPAGYLAHQNELNFWLCLLCGTFGALLGALLNYYLCYFLGREVLLKICKYFGVNEAKFAQFEAFFNKHGEISTFSGRLIPGLRQYISLPAGLARMNLKKFIFYTSLGTGIWCLILLILGYILGKNEDLIKEYLHFVIVACIIFATMIVAIYIYIQKRKKIS; encoded by the coding sequence ATGCTTGGTGATATTATAGATTTTTTACTCACTCTTGCAAAAGATTGGGGTTATTGGGGGATTATTTTTCTTATGTTTGTAGAAAGTTCTTTTTTTCCTTTTCCCAGTGAAGTAGTGATGATACCTGCTGGATATTTAGCCCATCAAAATGAACTTAACTTTTGGCTATGTCTGCTTTGTGGGACTTTTGGAGCTCTTTTAGGAGCTTTGCTTAATTATTATTTATGTTATTTTTTAGGACGGGAAGTTCTTTTAAAAATATGCAAATATTTTGGAGTTAATGAAGCAAAATTTGCTCAATTTGAAGCCTTTTTTAACAAACATGGTGAGATATCAACCTTTAGTGGTAGATTAATCCCTGGTTTGCGTCAGTATATTTCTTTACCCGCAGGATTAGCAAGAATGAATTTGAAAAAGTTTATATTTTATACTAGTTTAGGGACTGGAATTTGGTGTTTGATTTTGCTTATATTAGGTTATATTTTAGGTAAAAATGAAGATTTAATCAAAGAATATTTGCATTTTGTTATTGTAGCTTGTATTATTTTTGCTACTATGATTGTAGCTATTTATATCTATATCCAAAAAAGGAAAAAGATATCTTAA